Within the Streptomyces sp. R41 genome, the region CGTCGGCACCGCTCATGAGGCGGACGGGGCGGCCGAGGCCGTGGACGCACCGGTTGCCGCGGGAGCGGTGTAGGGGCCGATCCACTGCTCGTACAGCTTCTTGTACGTGCCGTCGGCCTTCGCGTCCTTGATCGTCTTGTTGATGGCGGCGAGGAGCTTGGTGTTGCCCTTCTTCACCGTGAAGCCGTACTGCTCACCGGTGTTGAGGTTGTCGACCACCTTGAAGGCGTCGGCGTTGGCCTTGTCCTTCAGCCAGCCCTGGACGACCGGGTAGTCGATGACGACGGCCTGGACCTGGCCGGTGCGCAGGCCGTTGAGGACCGCGTCGGAGGACTCGAAGGAGACCGGGTCGAAGCCTTTCTTCGTCACGTAGTCCTCGCCCGTGGTCTGCGCCTGCGCGCCGAGCTTCTTGCCCTTGGACTTCACGTCGGCGAGGGAGTTGATGCCGCTCTTCTTGTCGACCAGGACGGCCTGGGTCGCGTCGAAGTACGGGTCGGAGAAGTCGACGTTCTTCTTGCGCTCCTCGGTGATCGTCATGCCGGCCGCGGCGAGGTCGCACTGGCCGGAGTTGAGGAACGCGCCCGTCTTGAAGGTCTCGAAGGGCGTGTCGACGATGGCCTGCTTCACACCGAGGTCCTTGGCGACCAGGTCGATGAGAGATACGTCGAAGCCCTCGTACTTGCCGTTCTTCTCCGACTGGAACGGCGGGTACGGGAGGTGCGTGCAGGTCGTGAGCTGGCCCGCCTTCACCACGGGGACCCCCTTGGCGGTGGCCTTGCCTCCTCCGCTGTCCGAGGAGCATCCGGCCACGAGCAGCAGCCCGGCCGTCGCGGTGGTGGCGGCCAGAATGCGGGTCCGGCGTCCGAGGACCGAGTTCACGGGGACCTCCTGTGGGGGAACTGTGGGTTCCGATTATAAGGAAAGGTTTGAGTTGCTCAAATCAATCCGATGGTTGCTGGGCCGTCCGGCCTCAGATCTGCTGCCGGGAGGGGGCCCGGTGGCCCTGTGCCGGCCCTAGGGTTCGGCGCATGAGCGCGCCGGCGCCGTACCTGGTGGTCGTCGGGTGGCGCGGGATCGCCTCGGGCGCCGCCGCTGACCGGCGGGCCCCTCCCCCGCCGCGTCCGGGGCCCACGGGATCGCCGGTTACGCTCGAATCCGGGCACTCGCGTGCTGGAAACGCGGACCCGCGCATTGGAACCGTGAGCGAAGAGAGCACCGCCGTGACCCATCCCTTCCTGGACCTGGCGCCGCTGAGCGCCGCGCACTTCGCGTCGATCGAGGACCGCGTGGCCCGGCTGCTCTCCACCGAGCAGGACGTCGTGATCATGCAGGGCGAGGCGCTGCTCCCGCTGGAGGGGGCCATTCGCGCCACGGCCGGGCCCGGTACGACCGCGCTCAACGTCATCACCGGTCCGTACGGGCAGACCTTCGGGGACTGGCTGCGGGACTGCGGCGCGACGGTGATCGATCTGGCGGTGCCCTTCCACACGGCCGTCACCGCCACACAGATCCGCGAGGCCTTCGCCGAGCACCCGTCGATCGACTTCGTGTCGCTCGTGCACGCGGAGGCCGCCACCGGGAACACCAACCCGGTCGCGGAGATCGGCGAGGTGGTGCGCGAGCACGGCGCGCTCTTCTACCTGGACGCGGTCGCGTCGATCGGTGCCGAGCCGGTGCTGCCGGACGCGTGGGGTGTCGACCTGTGCGTGATCGGGGCGCAGAAGGCGATGGGCGGCCCCGCGGGGGTGTCGGCGGTGTCGGTGAGCGAGCGGGCGTGGGCGCGGATGGCCGCGAATCCTGCGGCGCCGCGTCGCTCGTATCTCTCCTTGCTGGACTGGAAGCACAGGTGGGTCGACGGCGGGCGCAAGGCGTTGCTGCACGCGCCGGCGCAGTTGGAGATGCTCGCGCTCGAGGCGTGCGTCGAGCGCATCGAGGGTGAGGGACTGGCTGCGGTGATGGACCGTCATGCCTCGGCCGCGGCGGCGACTCGGGCGGGGGCCGTTGCCCTGGGCGGCGGGCTCGAGCCGTATGTGTACGCGGCGTCCGACGCCGCGCCTGTCGCCACGACGTTGCGGGTGCCGGTGGGGGTCGACGCGTCGGCGCTGGTCGCCAAGGCGTTGGCCGCGGATCCGGTGCTTCCGTTGGTTGCGGGTGGGGGTGCGCTCGCGAAGGAGATGATCCGGGTGAACCACTATGGGCCCGATGCGACTCGGGGGGTCGTGCACTCCAGCCTTGCGGGGCTGGGGGCCGCGCTGGCCGAGTTCGGCGTTCCGGTGGATCTGGAGGGGGCGCGGAGGGCTGTGGCGGGGATGTGGGGCTGAGGCCCGAGCGGTTGTTCGCCCCCTCCGCCCCTGCCCGTCCCGACCAGCCTTTCGGCTGCGGGTGCGTGGGGGTTGCTCGCGCAGTTCCCCGCGCCCCTGAAGGGGCGCGGGGAACTGCGCAATCTTTTAAGCGGGGGTCTGGGGGCGGCCGCCCCCAGGTACGGGACGGGCAGGGGCGGAGGGGGCGAAAAAATTCCGCTCGATACCCGCAGGAAATAGGGATCCCTCTCCCGCCTGTCCAGTAATTAATTCAGCGTAGCTTCCCGTATTCTTCTGCCCGCTTTCCGGGTGCCTAAACGCAAAGATTTCGCGAACGCCAACCAACGTAATTCGGGCAGATCTCGTGGCCATTACGTGGCTGTGACGCACTCCACACCCCGCCCGTTTCCTCCCCAATTTCCCGGGCAAAACGGGAGTTATCGCCGCCCCCTCCGCGGGCGCGCGATAACACATGGGCGCGCCGCACGTAACCCCCACCGACGATGCAATTTGAACTTTCCCTCGGTAAATTCAATCCGCATGACCGCCGCACACGCAGACCTGCAAGCGGAATTCCTGGAAATGCCGGAGGGCCTTCGGATAGACCGTCCGGAGGTGGCCGACGGGGCCACGCTCTGGCGTATCGCCAAGGACTCCAGAACCCTCGATCTGAACTCTTCGTACAGCTATCTCCTCTGGTGCCGTGACTTCGCCGGCACCTCGGCGGTGGCGCGCGACGCGGAGGGGACCCCCGTCGGTTTCGTCACCGGGTACGTCCGGCCCGAGCGCCCGCGCACGCTGCTCGTGTGGCAGGTGGCCGTCGACGGCGCGTACCGCGGGCGCGGGCTCGCCGCGGCGCTGCTCGACGGACTGACCGCGCGGGTCGCGGAGGAGAGCGAGCCGGCGCTGAACACCGTCGAGACCACGATCACGCCCGGCAACACCGCCTCCGAGCGCCTGTTCACGTCGTACGCGCGACGCCACGGCGCGACCGTCGAGCGCGAAGTGCTGTTCCAGGCCGGGCAGTTCCCCGACGGATCGCACGATCCCGAAGTGCTGTACCGCATCGGCCCCCTCTCCCCCCACTCCTCCCTCTCCCGCTGAACTCCCCCGATCTCCTTCTCCCCCCACGCTTCGAGGAGCGATTCGCTGTGAGCATCACCCAGCCCGACCTGAGCGTCTTCGAGACCCTGGAGTCGGAGGTGCGCAGCTACTGCCGTGGCTGGCCCACCGTCTTCGACCGGGCGCAGGGCAGCCGGATGTACGACGAGGACGGGCACGAGTACCTCGACTTCTTCGCCGGTGCGGGGTCGCTGAACTACGGGCACAACAACCCCGTGCTCAAACGGGCCCTCATCGACTACCTGGAGCGCGACGGCGTCACCCACGGGCTCGACATGTCGACGACCGCCAAGCGCGCCTTTCTGGAGGCCTTCCAGAACCTCGTCCTGCGCCCGCGCGATCTGCCGTACAAGGTCATGTTCCCGGGACCGACCGGCACCAACGCCGTGGAGTCCGCGCTGAAGTTGGCGCGGAAGGTGAAGGGGCGCGAGGCCATCGTGTCGTTCACGAATGCCTTCCACGGGATGTCCCTCGGATCGCTCGCCGTGACCGGCAATGCCTTCAAGCGGGCGGGCGCCGGGATTCCGCTCGTGCACGGCACTCCGATGCCGTTCGACAACTACTTCGACGGGCAGGTCCCCGACTTCCTCTGGTTCGAGCGGCTGCTCGAGGACCAGGGGTCGGGTCTCAACCAGCCCGCCGCGGTCATCGTCGAGACCGTGCAGGGCGAGGGCGGCATCAATGTCGCGCGGCCCGAGTGGCTGCGCGCCCTCGCCGATCTGTGCCGGCGGCGCGACATGCTGCTGATCGTCGACGACATCCAGATGGGCTGCGGACGGACGGGGGCGTTCTTCTCCTTCGAGGAGGCGGGCATCGTGCCCGACATCGTGACCGTCTCCAAGTCCATCAGCGGGTACGGGCTTCCCATGTCCCTGTGCCTGTTCAAGCCCGAGCTGGACATCTGGGAGCCGGGCGAGCACAACGGCACCTTCCGCGGCAACAACCCGGCGTTCGTGACGGCCACCGCGGCCCTGGAGGCGTACTGGGCCGACGGCTCCGCCATGGAGAAGCAGACCCGCGCCCGCGGCGAGCAGATCGAGCAGGCGCTGATCTCCATCACCGAGGAGAACCTCGCCGACGTCAAGGAGTACCGGGGGCGGGGACTCGTCTGGGGCATGGAGTTCACGGACAAGGAGCGCGCGGGGCGTATCGCGCAGCGCGCCTTCGAACTCGGGCTGCTCATCGAGACGTCCGGGCCGGAGAGCGAGGTCATGAAACTCCTCCCGGCGCTCACCATCACCCCCGACGAGCTCGACGAGGGGCTGCGCA harbors:
- the ectB gene encoding diaminobutyrate--2-oxoglutarate transaminase produces the protein MSITQPDLSVFETLESEVRSYCRGWPTVFDRAQGSRMYDEDGHEYLDFFAGAGSLNYGHNNPVLKRALIDYLERDGVTHGLDMSTTAKRAFLEAFQNLVLRPRDLPYKVMFPGPTGTNAVESALKLARKVKGREAIVSFTNAFHGMSLGSLAVTGNAFKRAGAGIPLVHGTPMPFDNYFDGQVPDFLWFERLLEDQGSGLNQPAAVIVETVQGEGGINVARPEWLRALADLCRRRDMLLIVDDIQMGCGRTGAFFSFEEAGIVPDIVTVSKSISGYGLPMSLCLFKPELDIWEPGEHNGTFRGNNPAFVTATAALEAYWADGSAMEKQTRARGEQIEQALISITEENLADVKEYRGRGLVWGMEFTDKERAGRIAQRAFELGLLIETSGPESEVMKLLPALTITPDELDEGLRTLARAVRETA
- a CDS encoding transporter substrate-binding domain-containing protein, with the protein product MNSVLGRRTRILAATTATAGLLLVAGCSSDSGGGKATAKGVPVVKAGQLTTCTHLPYPPFQSEKNGKYEGFDVSLIDLVAKDLGVKQAIVDTPFETFKTGAFLNSGQCDLAAAGMTITEERKKNVDFSDPYFDATQAVLVDKKSGINSLADVKSKGKKLGAQAQTTGEDYVTKKGFDPVSFESSDAVLNGLRTGQVQAVVIDYPVVQGWLKDKANADAFKVVDNLNTGEQYGFTVKKGNTKLLAAINKTIKDAKADGTYKKLYEQWIGPYTAPAATGASTASAAPSAS
- the ectA gene encoding diaminobutyrate acetyltransferase, with product MTAAHADLQAEFLEMPEGLRIDRPEVADGATLWRIAKDSRTLDLNSSYSYLLWCRDFAGTSAVARDAEGTPVGFVTGYVRPERPRTLLVWQVAVDGAYRGRGLAAALLDGLTARVAEESEPALNTVETTITPGNTASERLFTSYARRHGATVEREVLFQAGQFPDGSHDPEVLYRIGPLSPHSSLSR
- a CDS encoding alanine--glyoxylate aminotransferase family protein, with translation MTHPFLDLAPLSAAHFASIEDRVARLLSTEQDVVIMQGEALLPLEGAIRATAGPGTTALNVITGPYGQTFGDWLRDCGATVIDLAVPFHTAVTATQIREAFAEHPSIDFVSLVHAEAATGNTNPVAEIGEVVREHGALFYLDAVASIGAEPVLPDAWGVDLCVIGAQKAMGGPAGVSAVSVSERAWARMAANPAAPRRSYLSLLDWKHRWVDGGRKALLHAPAQLEMLALEACVERIEGEGLAAVMDRHASAAAATRAGAVALGGGLEPYVYAASDAAPVATTLRVPVGVDASALVAKALAADPVLPLVAGGGALAKEMIRVNHYGPDATRGVVHSSLAGLGAALAEFGVPVDLEGARRAVAGMWG